Proteins encoded by one window of Cellvibrio sp. KY-GH-1:
- a CDS encoding hydratase, whose protein sequence is MSELFDATEAAAILVARRVEGIQGERLPTSCRPKDLEQALAVQAAVTEYWCEQMDDTIGGWKCLLPPEGKLVVGPIYTRTIDSVPPVSLWPKPGQANIARIEPELAFFFGKDLPARAEPYTPAEVDAAIARTHMALELINGRYLDPTQCEFAEMLADGLVNQGLFIGPQIDSSSAAAASSFTITFKCANGELIERQGQHPNTHPRAPLYWLAEFLRSRGQGIVAGQAVITGSYAGVIEVPMNTDIQIDYAGLGSMQVSFSARTEVV, encoded by the coding sequence ATGAGTGAGTTGTTCGATGCCACTGAGGCAGCAGCCATTTTGGTGGCACGTCGGGTTGAAGGAATCCAGGGTGAACGTTTACCTACGTCCTGCCGCCCGAAGGATTTGGAGCAGGCGTTGGCCGTTCAGGCGGCGGTGACTGAATACTGGTGTGAACAAATGGACGACACTATTGGCGGTTGGAAATGCCTGTTACCGCCGGAGGGCAAGCTGGTGGTTGGCCCTATCTACACCCGCACCATAGATTCGGTGCCTCCGGTCAGTCTCTGGCCCAAACCAGGCCAAGCCAATATCGCCCGCATTGAACCGGAACTGGCGTTTTTCTTTGGCAAGGATCTGCCCGCGCGCGCCGAGCCCTATACCCCTGCTGAGGTGGATGCGGCGATTGCTCGCACCCACATGGCGTTGGAGTTGATCAATGGTCGTTACCTAGACCCAACCCAGTGTGAGTTTGCGGAAATGTTGGCCGATGGTCTGGTCAATCAAGGCCTGTTTATTGGCCCGCAAATAGATTCCTCCAGCGCGGCGGCCGCGAGTAGTTTTACCATCACATTCAAATGCGCTAATGGCGAGTTGATTGAGCGCCAGGGTCAACACCCGAATACCCACCCGCGCGCACCGCTTTACTGGTTGGCGGAGTTTCTGCGCAGTCGTGGTCAAGGCATAGTGGCTGGGCAGGCGGTGATTACCGGATCCTACGCGGGGGTTATTGAGGTCCCCATGAATACTGATATCCAGATTGATTACGCTGGATTGGGTAGCATGCAAGTGAGTTTTAGTGCGCGAACTGAGGTTGTGTGA
- a CDS encoding thioesterase family protein, translating to MSEETPFYSCEIPVRWGDMDAYGHVNNTLYFRYFEEARFQWMLEKGLPLKSDTHPVVVTIGCTFMRPIFHPETLRIDVFLSEPGRSSFMVKYKVYTLSQPDTPAAEGYSKVVWVSSVDGKSVPLPDVVRAWFPAE from the coding sequence ATGAGCGAGGAAACCCCGTTTTATTCCTGTGAGATTCCAGTGCGCTGGGGCGATATGGATGCCTACGGCCATGTGAATAACACCCTCTACTTCCGTTATTTTGAAGAGGCCCGGTTCCAGTGGATGTTGGAAAAAGGCCTTCCGCTCAAAAGCGATACTCACCCGGTGGTGGTGACCATTGGCTGTACCTTCATGCGCCCCATATTTCACCCCGAAACCCTGCGCATCGATGTATTTCTGTCTGAACCAGGGCGCTCCAGCTTTATGGTCAAGTACAAGGTGTACACCCTGTCCCAACCCGATACACCCGCCGCGGAAGGTTATTCCAAGGTGGTTTGGGTCAGCTCAGTGGATGGTAAATCTGTACCTCTTCCAGACGTGGTGCGCGCTTGGTTTCCGGCGGAGTAA
- a CDS encoding HDOD domain-containing protein, which produces MSVPTSVQSLLNKQNVHYQVAEVPVSEHERALWHDQHLRTMSAAKSVILQDTKGRVQVIYAADRLLDLKAINRQLGRELHAASPADIQKFCNSHNLQSIPALPKLAGLLTLIDRSLVERNELLADSGDEKQLLKFSRDEFKQMMDDATICDIAVPLEPLELEDTSASDTDQILGAVRNFTQLRVKQRLEETLELPPLSDTAQRIIKLRVNPNADISDLAQIVETDPSLAAQVVSWAASPYYSAPGKIKSIHDAIVRVLGFDMVLNLALGLSLGKAMTIPKDGPHGAQPYWQQAVYMAATIEGLVTAIPRDHRPSFGMAYLCGLLHNFGYLILGEVFPPYFQNYCELADANPHVNHQAIERHLLGVTREQLAATLMSLWSMPEEVVVGLRHQNNPDYQGEFASYAKLIFVAQRLLQQHNIGRGPKLAIPAQVFEDLHLDPEKAYTTVANIIESSDDLKHIAHELSPHH; this is translated from the coding sequence GTGTCAGTTCCTACCAGTGTTCAATCCCTGCTCAACAAGCAAAATGTGCATTATCAGGTGGCTGAAGTGCCTGTATCCGAGCATGAGCGAGCGCTTTGGCATGACCAGCACCTGCGGACCATGAGTGCGGCCAAATCAGTCATATTGCAAGACACTAAAGGTCGTGTGCAGGTGATCTACGCTGCCGACCGATTGTTGGATCTAAAAGCGATTAATCGCCAGTTGGGGCGTGAGTTGCATGCAGCCAGCCCGGCGGATATTCAGAAGTTCTGTAACTCCCACAACCTGCAATCCATTCCGGCACTGCCCAAATTGGCGGGTTTGTTAACCTTGATTGATCGCAGTTTGGTTGAGCGCAATGAGCTGTTGGCGGATTCGGGCGACGAAAAACAATTGTTGAAATTCAGTCGCGATGAATTCAAGCAGATGATGGATGACGCTACTATTTGCGATATTGCGGTACCGCTGGAACCGCTGGAGCTGGAAGATACGAGTGCCAGTGATACCGACCAGATTTTAGGCGCAGTGCGCAACTTTACCCAGCTGCGTGTAAAGCAGCGTTTGGAAGAAACCCTGGAGTTACCGCCGCTGTCCGACACTGCCCAGCGCATCATCAAGCTGCGCGTAAACCCCAACGCGGATATTAGCGACCTTGCGCAAATTGTTGAGACAGACCCAAGTCTTGCTGCTCAAGTGGTCAGCTGGGCTGCCTCGCCTTACTATTCGGCGCCGGGCAAGATCAAATCTATCCATGACGCCATTGTGCGTGTTTTGGGTTTCGATATGGTGCTCAACCTGGCACTGGGTTTGTCGTTGGGCAAAGCAATGACCATCCCTAAAGATGGCCCTCATGGGGCCCAGCCTTACTGGCAACAAGCCGTATATATGGCCGCCACTATCGAAGGCTTGGTTACCGCGATTCCTCGCGATCACCGACCCAGTTTTGGTATGGCCTATCTGTGCGGCCTATTACACAACTTTGGCTACCTGATTTTAGGTGAGGTGTTTCCTCCGTATTTTCAGAATTATTGCGAATTGGCCGATGCTAACCCACACGTGAATCATCAGGCGATTGAACGGCACTTATTGGGTGTAACCCGCGAGCAATTGGCGGCGACGCTCATGTCGCTGTGGTCTATGCCGGAGGAAGTGGTGGTCGGGCTGCGCCACCAAAACAACCCCGATTACCAAGGCGAGTTTGCGAGCTACGCCAAGCTGATTTTTGTCGCTCAGCGTTTGTTGCAGCAACACAACATTGGCCGTGGCCCCAAGCTGGCTATTCCCGCCCAAGTGTTTGAAGACCTGCATTTGGATCCGGAAAAAGCCTATACCACGGTGGCGAATATTATAGAGTCGAGCGATGACCTTAAGCACATCGCCCACGAGCTGTCGCCCCATCATTAA
- a CDS encoding alkaline phosphatase PhoX has product MRLTRRHFLKNASAAAIALGGFRSLQLRAQVYAQDPLYGIDKVGQLLLDPAGILNLPRDFSYKVIARTGDLMSDGLRMPSAPDGMAAFPLPGDASKCILIRNHELASVGEEASAFVGQAKLAKQTKGIAYDFYKGLPVNGGTTSLIFSHRSQQIERSHLSLVGTARNCSGGATPWGSWLTCEESLVGKQHGYGREHGYIFEVPSSAKGLIGATPLRDMGRFMHEAAAVDSSTGIVYLSEDDAKGLFYRFIPNTPGELLAGGRLQALAIRGWPGANTRNWPEDAGKPGVQTVSLRQRFSCEWIDLEEVTSPQGDLNLRGHAQGAAIFARGEGLAFALRPDKTREILLAATGGGPLQIGQVWRYQPGPYEGTARETEQPGVLELLYETHNRAILESCDNLAVAPWGDLIICEDSYSDLPDTVNYLRGLTPDGKIYTLAMNAHPDKGEFCGACFSPDGTTLFVNIQRPGMTLAITGPWARLRNQVQGVAVV; this is encoded by the coding sequence ATGCGTTTAACTCGTCGTCACTTTCTCAAAAATGCTAGCGCCGCCGCCATTGCTTTGGGCGGATTTCGCAGCCTGCAATTACGGGCGCAGGTCTATGCGCAGGATCCACTCTACGGCATCGACAAGGTGGGTCAGTTATTGTTAGATCCAGCGGGAATTCTCAACTTGCCGCGTGACTTTAGCTACAAAGTCATCGCTCGCACTGGCGACTTGATGAGCGATGGATTGCGCATGCCCAGCGCCCCTGACGGCATGGCGGCCTTTCCATTGCCGGGCGATGCCAGTAAATGCATTTTGATTCGCAATCACGAGCTTGCATCGGTGGGTGAGGAAGCCAGCGCTTTTGTCGGCCAGGCGAAACTGGCCAAGCAGACCAAAGGCATCGCCTACGATTTTTACAAAGGGTTGCCGGTGAATGGTGGCACTACCAGCCTTATTTTCAGCCACCGCAGTCAGCAAATAGAGCGCAGTCATCTAAGTCTGGTCGGTACGGCGCGTAATTGCAGTGGCGGTGCAACGCCCTGGGGAAGTTGGCTGACCTGTGAGGAAAGCCTCGTAGGTAAACAGCATGGCTATGGTCGCGAACACGGCTACATATTTGAGGTTCCTTCCAGTGCGAAGGGGTTGATTGGCGCTACCCCACTCAGGGATATGGGCCGTTTTATGCACGAAGCGGCGGCAGTCGATAGCTCTACCGGGATTGTCTATCTCTCGGAAGATGACGCCAAAGGGTTGTTCTACCGCTTTATCCCCAATACCCCCGGCGAACTGTTGGCGGGTGGTCGTTTGCAGGCGCTCGCCATTCGCGGCTGGCCCGGCGCAAATACTCGCAATTGGCCAGAAGATGCCGGTAAACCTGGTGTACAAACAGTGAGCCTGCGCCAGCGCTTTAGCTGTGAGTGGATTGACTTGGAGGAGGTGACGTCGCCGCAAGGGGATTTAAATCTGCGCGGTCACGCGCAAGGGGCGGCGATTTTTGCGCGCGGAGAAGGCTTGGCATTCGCCTTGCGCCCGGATAAAACCCGCGAGATTCTGCTTGCGGCCACCGGTGGCGGCCCGCTGCAGATTGGCCAAGTCTGGCGCTATCAACCTGGCCCTTACGAAGGCACCGCGCGGGAAACCGAGCAGCCTGGAGTTTTGGAATTGCTTTATGAGACCCACAACCGCGCGATTTTGGAATCCTGCGACAACCTTGCCGTTGCACCTTGGGGAGATTTGATTATTTGTGAAGACAGTTATTCGGATTTACCTGATACCGTTAATTATCTGCGCGGCCTGACACCCGATGGCAAAATCTACACCCTGGCGATGAACGCCCATCCTGATAAGGGAGAATTTTGTGGTGCCTGTTTCTCGCCCGATGGCACAACCCTGTTTGTAAATATCCAGCGGCCGGGAATGACACTGGCAATCACTGGCCCTTGGGCTCGCCTGCGCAACCAGGTACAAGGTGTTGCCGTTGTGTAG
- the recG gene encoding ATP-dependent DNA helicase RecG: MNAGIASRKTLEQVPVTEIKGVGASLAAKLAKIGLFSLQDLLLHLPLRYLDRTRVTPIGALQPNMNAVIEAEVRTCDIVFGKRRSLVCKVQDGTGTITLRFYHFNNAQKQRLIGGIHLRIFGETRRGASGLEMYHPEYEYLDDAAPLPLDQSLTPIYPATEGLTQPRLRRLARQALTWLDKYSLSELLPEPVRRQLNQISLADALRFLHQPPANANVQLLLDGEHPYQQRLAFEELLAHHLSLLLLRRETQADGAESLRMSPMLKKYFLEQLGFGLTRAQERVMGEIVADIAKPVPMLRLVQGDVGSGKTVVAALAALAAVSSGKQAAIMAPTEILAEQHRVNFGRWLEPLGIKLGWLTGKLKVAERRTQMAAIASGEAQIVVGTHALFQEAVAFADLGLIVIDEQHRFGVHQRLSLSEKGTVGRENQQSAYLRPHQLIMTATPIPRTLAMSAYADLDCSVIDELPPGRTPVTTVVISDQRRDEVIERVRLACEQGRQAYWVCTLIEESEALEAQAAEATASNLVESLPHLRVGLIHGRLKPAEKEQVMAAFKANELDLLVATTVIEVGVDVPNASLMIIENPERLGLAQLHQLRGRVGRGSTASHCVLLYGAPLSQNSRERLRVMRESSDGFYIAEQDLLLRGPGEVLGTRQTGEMQFRIADLQRDSHLLPEVKEAALLLMSEYPALCSKLVARWLGQNHRYLQV; the protein is encoded by the coding sequence ATGAATGCAGGTATTGCCAGTCGCAAAACTCTGGAACAAGTTCCCGTTACCGAAATCAAGGGAGTTGGTGCCAGTCTAGCCGCAAAATTGGCGAAGATTGGCCTTTTTAGCCTGCAAGATCTGCTATTACATTTGCCTCTGCGCTATCTGGATCGTACCCGTGTCACACCCATAGGTGCGCTCCAGCCTAATATGAATGCAGTTATCGAAGCGGAAGTGCGCACTTGTGACATCGTATTTGGCAAGCGCCGTAGCCTGGTGTGCAAGGTACAGGATGGCACCGGTACCATCACCCTGCGCTTCTACCACTTCAACAATGCACAAAAGCAACGTTTGATCGGCGGAATTCACCTGCGCATTTTCGGGGAAACCCGACGCGGAGCATCCGGGTTGGAAATGTATCATCCGGAATATGAATATCTGGATGACGCGGCGCCGCTGCCACTGGATCAATCGCTAACGCCGATTTACCCGGCCACCGAAGGCTTAACCCAACCGCGCTTACGCAGGCTGGCGCGCCAAGCGCTGACCTGGCTGGACAAGTATTCGCTTAGTGAGCTACTGCCCGAGCCGGTGCGCCGTCAGCTCAATCAGATCTCGCTGGCCGATGCATTACGCTTTCTCCATCAGCCACCGGCCAATGCCAACGTACAGCTATTGCTGGACGGCGAGCATCCCTACCAACAGCGGCTCGCTTTTGAAGAATTGCTGGCTCATCACTTGAGCCTGCTGCTGTTGCGCCGCGAAACCCAGGCCGATGGCGCAGAGAGTTTACGCATGAGTCCGATGCTGAAAAAGTATTTTCTAGAGCAATTGGGTTTTGGTTTGACCCGCGCCCAGGAGCGGGTAATGGGTGAAATAGTGGCGGATATCGCCAAACCGGTTCCAATGTTGCGGCTCGTTCAGGGCGATGTTGGCTCCGGCAAGACGGTAGTGGCGGCACTGGCTGCACTGGCCGCCGTATCCAGCGGCAAACAGGCGGCGATAATGGCGCCGACCGAAATTCTGGCGGAACAACATCGCGTCAACTTTGGCAGGTGGCTTGAGCCTTTGGGGATCAAATTGGGCTGGCTAACCGGCAAGCTCAAAGTCGCTGAACGGCGCACCCAGATGGCGGCAATTGCCAGCGGCGAAGCGCAAATCGTGGTTGGTACACATGCCCTGTTTCAGGAGGCAGTTGCGTTTGCCGATCTGGGCCTGATTGTGATCGATGAACAGCATAGATTTGGCGTACATCAGCGGCTATCTCTATCCGAAAAGGGGACAGTGGGGCGGGAAAACCAACAATCGGCGTATTTGCGCCCGCATCAATTGATCATGACCGCTACCCCCATCCCCAGAACTTTGGCCATGAGTGCCTATGCCGATTTGGACTGCTCGGTAATCGATGAGCTGCCACCCGGGCGTACGCCGGTCACTACGGTAGTGATTAGTGACCAGCGCCGCGATGAGGTGATTGAGCGGGTGCGATTGGCCTGTGAGCAGGGGCGCCAGGCTTACTGGGTTTGCACCCTGATCGAAGAGTCAGAAGCGCTGGAAGCTCAGGCTGCTGAGGCGACGGCAAGTAACCTGGTAGAATCGCTACCCCATTTGCGGGTAGGTCTAATCCATGGGCGCCTTAAGCCGGCGGAAAAAGAACAGGTAATGGCAGCCTTTAAGGCCAACGAGCTGGACTTGCTAGTGGCGACTACGGTTATTGAAGTGGGCGTGGACGTGCCTAATGCCAGCCTGATGATTATTGAAAACCCCGAGCGCCTTGGCTTGGCGCAGTTACATCAGTTGCGTGGCAGGGTTGGGCGCGGGTCAACGGCCAGCCACTGTGTGCTCTTGTACGGGGCGCCCCTGTCGCAAAACAGTCGCGAGCGCTTGCGAGTCATGCGTGAAAGTAGTGATGGGTTTTATATCGCCGAACAGGATTTGCTGCTGCGTGGGCCCGGCGAAGTGCTAGGCACTCGCCAGACTGGCGAGATGCAATTTCGGATTGCCGACCTCCAGCGCGATAGCCATCTGTTGCCGGAAGTGAAGGAGGCGGCATTGTTATTAATGAGCGAATACCCCGCACTGTGTAGCAAGCTGGTTGCGCGTTGGTTGGGGCAGAATCATCGTTATCTACAGGTTTAA
- a CDS encoding ZIP family metal transporter: MPDWLVAGGWGFTAASALLIGSLLGWFIRFSAKVIAHVMAFGSGILVAALSFELVEEAQSEASILWVSGGFMLGALLFSVINHGLNSSGVKHRKRSQAQGPAAQNTGLAIAAGTLLDGIPESLAIGVLVASGGKLSVATVAAIFISNIPEALSSTAGMRVAGRSGWFMVRLWGGMALLSGVFAIVGAVFFGNAPAPLKALITCIAAGGIFAMVVETMIPEAFAETHELSGLMAALGFVTALALQALEA, translated from the coding sequence ATGCCCGACTGGTTAGTTGCCGGAGGTTGGGGATTTACTGCCGCGAGTGCCTTATTGATCGGCTCACTGCTTGGCTGGTTTATCCGCTTCTCCGCCAAAGTCATCGCACATGTGATGGCCTTTGGTAGCGGCATTTTGGTTGCGGCCCTGAGTTTTGAGCTGGTCGAGGAAGCCCAATCCGAGGCAAGTATTCTCTGGGTCTCCGGTGGCTTTATGCTGGGTGCGCTGCTGTTCTCTGTGATTAATCATGGGTTGAACAGCTCAGGTGTCAAGCATCGCAAACGCTCCCAGGCTCAAGGACCGGCAGCGCAAAATACCGGTTTAGCGATTGCGGCGGGCACCTTGCTCGATGGTATCCCCGAATCCTTGGCGATAGGCGTGTTGGTGGCTAGTGGTGGCAAGTTGAGCGTCGCCACCGTGGCGGCGATTTTCATCTCCAACATTCCCGAGGCCTTGTCCAGCACTGCCGGTATGCGTGTGGCCGGGCGCAGCGGTTGGTTTATGGTGCGGCTGTGGGGTGGTATGGCGCTTTTATCCGGTGTATTTGCGATTGTGGGAGCGGTATTTTTTGGTAATGCTCCGGCCCCGCTGAAAGCGCTCATTACTTGCATAGCAGCCGGCGGGATTTTCGCTATGGTGGTGGAGACAATGATCCCCGAGGCTTTTGCCGAAACCCACGAACTTTCGGGTCTTATGGCCGCGCTGGGATTTGTTACCGCCCTCGCGCTACAAGCGCTGGAAGCCTAA
- a CDS encoding UDP-2,3-diacylglucosamine diphosphatase — MNSSVHPLAAPLLEAAQALEPQPRPASYLINARTVWISDIHLGFRDCKADYLLDFLNKIHCNTLYLVGDIVDLWSLKRRFCWPKKHYQVVLKFYELAAQGVRVVYVPGNHDDPIRHFSGQLFGPIEIAHEHEYVTADGKRLLVMHGDAMDVYINHSWLTRVIGDHGYELLLFINRWSDRLRKLVGRPYFSLAGLIKSNIKGAKAAIETYEREALAEAKRRGYDGVVCGHIHYPALREEGELRYANCGDWIENCTALVEDHHGVMRLLHHSDKVAWQELQTASA, encoded by the coding sequence ATGAATTCCTCCGTTCACCCACTGGCCGCTCCCCTGCTCGAGGCTGCGCAGGCGCTAGAGCCGCAACCGCGCCCTGCGAGCTACCTGATTAATGCCCGCACAGTTTGGATCTCCGATATTCACTTGGGCTTCCGCGATTGCAAAGCGGATTACCTGCTCGACTTCCTGAATAAAATCCATTGCAACACTCTTTATCTCGTCGGTGACATTGTCGATTTGTGGTCGCTCAAACGCCGTTTCTGCTGGCCGAAAAAGCACTATCAGGTGGTGCTGAAGTTCTATGAACTGGCAGCGCAGGGAGTGCGCGTGGTCTACGTCCCGGGCAACCATGACGACCCCATTCGGCACTTTAGCGGACAGCTATTTGGCCCGATTGAAATTGCTCACGAACATGAATATGTCACCGCTGATGGTAAACGCCTGTTAGTGATGCACGGTGATGCGATGGATGTCTATATCAACCACAGTTGGCTGACGCGAGTCATTGGCGACCATGGTTACGAACTGCTGCTGTTTATCAATCGCTGGTCAGATCGCCTGCGTAAACTGGTCGGCCGCCCCTATTTTTCGCTGGCGGGTCTGATCAAAAGCAATATCAAGGGCGCCAAGGCCGCCATTGAAACTTACGAGCGGGAAGCGCTGGCGGAAGCCAAACGACGCGGCTACGACGGCGTAGTCTGCGGTCATATCCACTATCCGGCGCTGCGTGAAGAGGGAGAGCTGCGCTACGCCAACTGTGGCGACTGGATCGAAAACTGCACTGCACTGGTAGAGGATCATCACGGCGTGATGCGTCTGCTCCACCACAGCGATAAAGTCGCCTGGCAAGAGCTGCAGACAGCGAGCGCTTAA